The following coding sequences are from one Carassius auratus strain Wakin chromosome 15, ASM336829v1, whole genome shotgun sequence window:
- the LOC113115527 gene encoding somatostatin-2-like — MRLCELQCYLALLGLSLMLCGRSANSQLEPDLDFRHRRLMQRARAIGEATQDWTKKDVEEFLSLLSMPEMEMREADVSTAGENEDLRVELERSVESSNHLPARERKAGCKNFYWKGFTSC, encoded by the exons ATGAGACTGTGTGAGCTGCAGTGTTATTTGGCCCTGTTGGGTCTGTCCCTTATGCTATGTGGCCGCAGTGCAAATTCTCAGCTAGAGCCGGACCTGGACTTCCGCCATCGCAGACTAATGCAGAGAGCAAGAGCGATTGGAGAGGCTACACAG GACTGGACTAAGAAAGATGTAGAGGAGTTCCTTTCCCTGCTTTCCATGCCTGAAATGGAGATGCGCGAGGCTGACGTTTCAACGGCAGGTGAAAACGAGGACCTGCGCGTGGAGCTAGAACGGTCGGTGGAAAGCTCAAACCACCTGCCCGCTCGGGAACGCAAAGCAGGATGCAAAAACTTCTACTGGAAAGGCTTCACTTCCTGCTAA